A stretch of the Polyangiaceae bacterium genome encodes the following:
- a CDS encoding OmpA family protein encodes MRRSTLTALTALCLLAPTAALAEGGFALDRYEPSERGSDWFANESLDLRGNGRLALGVVGDYAYKPLVFYDASGDEQAAVVEHQLFVHIGGAVILFDRLRLGANLPLLAYTKGESLNVGNSSFSTSDSTSIGDPRLSADVRLVGEYGGAATLAFGVQGFIPVGNEDAFASDGKLRLRPRLMLAGDLGSLAYAAQTGFNYRAKGDNLGEDAFGSEMTFSAALGVRALDKKLIIGPEVFGSTVISDGGDGAFKKRTTPLEVVFGGKYRVTPDWRVGAAVGPGLTRGVGAPAVRVLASIEWFPEVEKAAAPSDRDQDGILDRDDACPDTPGVRTDDPKTNGCPPAAAPGDRDGDGILDADDACPDTPGVKSDDPKKHGCPGPKDSDGDGITDDVDACPTEPGVQSADPAKNGCPAPKDTDGDGILDPADACPTEAGPADPDPKKNGCPKAQVSGDQIRILEQVQFATNSAKILPESDGVLNAVLKILQDLPQISLVSVEGHTDNRGGKGYNKDLSKRRAASVVKWLTDKGIDKKRLTSAGFGQEKPIDSNDTDAGRQNNRRVEFHIKKSEPGAPEVKKK; translated from the coding sequence ATGCGACGTTCCACACTCACCGCTCTCACCGCTCTTTGCTTGCTCGCGCCGACCGCCGCTCTCGCCGAAGGCGGCTTCGCCCTCGACCGCTACGAGCCGTCGGAGCGCGGCAGCGACTGGTTCGCCAACGAGTCCCTCGATCTGCGCGGCAACGGGCGCCTCGCCCTCGGTGTCGTCGGGGATTATGCGTACAAGCCCCTGGTCTTCTACGACGCCAGCGGCGACGAGCAGGCGGCGGTCGTCGAGCACCAGCTGTTCGTCCACATCGGTGGCGCGGTCATCCTGTTCGATCGCCTGCGGCTCGGCGCGAACCTGCCCCTCCTGGCCTACACCAAGGGCGAGTCGCTGAACGTCGGCAACTCGTCGTTCTCGACCAGCGACAGCACCAGCATCGGAGACCCGCGGCTGAGCGCCGACGTGCGACTGGTTGGCGAATACGGCGGCGCCGCGACGCTGGCCTTCGGGGTCCAGGGCTTCATCCCCGTCGGCAACGAGGACGCCTTCGCGAGCGACGGAAAGCTGCGCCTGCGGCCGCGGCTGATGCTGGCGGGTGATCTCGGATCCCTGGCCTACGCCGCCCAGACCGGCTTCAACTATCGCGCGAAGGGCGACAACCTGGGCGAGGACGCCTTCGGCAGCGAGATGACCTTCTCCGCCGCGCTCGGCGTGCGCGCGCTCGACAAGAAGTTGATCATCGGTCCGGAGGTGTTCGGCTCGACGGTGATCAGCGACGGCGGCGACGGCGCGTTCAAGAAGCGCACGACGCCCCTCGAGGTGGTGTTCGGTGGCAAGTACCGCGTGACCCCGGACTGGCGCGTGGGCGCCGCGGTGGGACCGGGCCTGACCCGCGGCGTCGGCGCTCCGGCCGTGCGCGTGCTGGCCAGCATCGAGTGGTTCCCGGAGGTGGAGAAGGCCGCCGCGCCGTCGGATCGCGACCAGGACGGCATCCTCGATCGCGACGACGCCTGCCCGGACACCCCCGGCGTGCGCACGGACGATCCCAAGACCAACGGCTGCCCGCCTGCGGCGGCGCCGGGCGACCGCGATGGCGACGGCATCCTGGACGCCGACGACGCTTGCCCGGACACGCCGGGCGTGAAGAGCGACGATCCGAAGAAGCACGGCTGCCCTGGGCCGAAGGACAGTGACGGCGACGGCATCACCGACGACGTGGACGCTTGTCCGACCGAGCCGGGCGTGCAGAGCGCCGACCCGGCGAAGAACGGCTGCCCGGCGCCGAAGGACACGGACGGCGACGGCATCCTCGATCCGGCCGACGCCTGCCCGACCGAGGCCGGCCCTGCCGATCCCGATCCCAAGAAGAACGGTTGCCCGAAGGCTCAGGTCAGCGGGGACCAGATCCGCATCCTGGAGCAAGTCCAGTTCGCGACCAACAGCGCCAAGATCCTGCCCGAGAGCGACGGCGTGCTGAACGCGGTGCTGAAGATCTTGCAGGATCTTCCGCAGATTAGCCTGGTCAGCGTCGAAGGCCACACCGACAACCGCGGCGGCAAGGGCTACAACAAGGACCTGAGCAAGCGGCGCGCCGCCAGCGTGGTCAAGTGGCTCACCGACAAGGGGATCGACAAGAAGCGGCTCACCTCCGCCGGATTCGGTCAAGAGAAGCCCATCGACAGCAACGACACCGACGCCGGGCGGCAGAACAACCGCCGCGTCGAGTTCCACATCAAGAAGAGCGAGCCCGGCGCGCCCGAGGTCAAGAAGAAGTGA
- a CDS encoding fatty acid desaturase → MAMLAEWWLEPSESRTRSLFRHSARDAWLVGVTLAQTLATLAAFALLPPLGAALSFAVGICWCSNTVSHNHLHNPLFRSRRGNRALDLWLSLLLGVPQTIWKARHVWHHAGEPARTRRPLSRAAKREIALIGVLWLGLALLAPRVFLLAYVPGYLLGMALCRLQGDMEHARREAPEAGVSHYGRVYNFFWFNDGYHAEHHRFPREHWTRLPERRSAIALSPSDFPPHLRWLELLPRSGAELRGALLCALERLALSSAWLQRFMLASHARAIAPLLRALPERPRRVAIVGGGLFPRSLLVLAELLPEARFVVVDRSAESVSRAVDHLKRRGFELSRVRFCIESFDPQEHCRHDLVVAPLAFVGERDLLAEAEQRAAVLRHDWVWARPSGVSRVVSWLLLKRVSLRLPA, encoded by the coding sequence ATGGCGATGCTCGCGGAGTGGTGGCTGGAGCCCTCGGAGTCGCGGACCCGATCGCTGTTCCGCCACTCCGCGCGCGACGCCTGGCTCGTCGGCGTGACGCTGGCGCAGACCCTGGCGACGCTGGCGGCGTTCGCGCTGCTGCCGCCGCTCGGCGCGGCGCTCTCGTTCGCCGTCGGGATCTGCTGGTGCTCGAACACCGTCTCGCACAACCACCTGCACAATCCGCTGTTCCGCTCGCGTCGCGGGAACCGGGCGCTGGATCTGTGGCTCTCTCTCCTCTTGGGCGTGCCGCAGACGATCTGGAAGGCCCGCCACGTCTGGCACCACGCCGGCGAGCCCGCGCGGACCCGACGCCCGCTGTCCCGGGCGGCCAAGCGAGAGATCGCGCTGATCGGCGTGCTCTGGCTGGGCCTCGCGCTGCTCGCGCCGAGGGTGTTCCTGCTCGCCTACGTTCCGGGTTACCTCTTGGGCATGGCGCTGTGCCGCCTCCAAGGGGACATGGAGCACGCGCGCCGCGAGGCGCCGGAGGCCGGCGTCAGCCACTACGGCCGCGTCTACAACTTCTTCTGGTTCAACGACGGCTACCACGCCGAGCACCACCGCTTTCCCCGCGAGCACTGGACGCGACTGCCCGAGCGACGGAGCGCCATCGCGCTCTCCCCCAGCGACTTCCCGCCCCACCTGCGCTGGCTCGAGCTCCTGCCACGGAGCGGCGCCGAGCTCCGGGGCGCGCTGCTCTGCGCGCTGGAGCGGCTCGCGCTCTCGTCGGCCTGGCTGCAACGCTTCATGCTCGCGAGCCACGCCCGCGCCATCGCGCCCTTGTTGCGCGCGCTGCCCGAGCGCCCGCGCCGCGTCGCCATCGTGGGCGGGGGGCTCTTCCCACGCAGCTTGCTCGTCCTGGCCGAGCTCCTGCCCGAAGCACGTTTCGTCGTGGTGGATCGCTCCGCCGAGAGCGTTTCTCGCGCCGTGGACCACCTGAAGCGACGCGGCTTCGAGCTCTCCCGGGTGCGCTTCTGCATCGAGAGCTTCGACCCGCAGGAGCACTGCCGGCACGATCTGGTGGTGGCGCCGCTGGCCTTCGTCGGCGAGCGAGACCTCCTGGCGGAGGCCGAGCAGCGCGCCGCGGTGCTCCGGCACGACTGGGTGTGGGCGCGACCCAGCGGTGTGTCGCGCGTCGTCTCCTGGCTCCTGCTCAAGCGCGTCAGCCTGAGGCTCCCGGCATGA
- the psd gene encoding phosphatidylserine decarboxylase (Phosphatidylserine decarboxylase is synthesized as a single chain precursor. Generation of the pyruvoyl active site from a Ser is coupled to cleavage of a Gly-Ser bond between the larger (beta) and smaller (alpha chains). It is an integral membrane protein.) — translation MTALHRTRTFLECYGFLPHRLMNRSVARVTSATRPAWAVDRAVRYWAKRDGIALSEFEERRFESLDDFFLRRLAPGARPLDGGFVAPADGNLLAAGTLRLDRPLVVKGQRLSVDRVVNGRLHDLELSEYDGGSYAVIFLTPRGYHRVHMPVDGTLEAVRWIPGRYFPQNEDALEVIPRVYERNERATLSCRDAHGRPFLMVMVGASLIGGIHLEGVERNAWVKPAPFALDRRLARGDEVGHFAFGSTVVVLLPRGVATSPRRSAEVRMGQKLFELGR, via the coding sequence ATGACGGCGCTGCACCGCACGCGGACGTTCCTCGAGTGCTACGGCTTCCTGCCGCACCGGTTGATGAACCGGAGCGTCGCGCGGGTGACCTCCGCGACGCGACCGGCCTGGGCGGTGGACCGCGCGGTGCGCTACTGGGCGAAGCGCGACGGCATCGCGCTCAGCGAGTTCGAAGAGCGACGCTTCGAGTCCCTGGACGACTTCTTCTTGCGCCGGCTGGCGCCCGGCGCGCGGCCGCTCGACGGCGGCTTCGTGGCCCCGGCGGACGGCAACCTGCTCGCCGCAGGGACGCTGCGCTTGGATCGGCCTCTGGTCGTGAAGGGGCAGCGGCTCAGCGTGGACCGGGTGGTCAACGGGCGCCTCCACGACCTCGAGCTCTCGGAGTACGACGGCGGCAGCTACGCGGTGATCTTTCTCACGCCGCGCGGCTACCACCGCGTGCACATGCCGGTGGACGGCACGCTCGAGGCGGTGCGCTGGATCCCCGGCCGCTACTTCCCGCAGAACGAGGACGCGCTCGAGGTCATCCCGCGGGTGTACGAGCGAAACGAGCGCGCCACGCTCTCCTGTCGCGACGCGCACGGCCGGCCGTTCCTGATGGTCATGGTCGGCGCGAGCCTGATCGGCGGCATCCACCTGGAGGGCGTGGAGCGCAACGCTTGGGTGAAGCCGGCGCCGTTCGCGCTCGACCGGCGACTGGCGAGAGGCGACGAGGTCGGCCACTTCGCCTTCGGCTCCACGGTCGTCGTGCTCTTGCCCCGGGGCGTGGCGACGAGCCCGCGACGGAGCGCAGAGGTGCGGATGGGGCAGAAGCTGTTCGAGCTGGGTCGGTAG
- a CDS encoding sulfatase-like hydrolase/transferase, with protein MRDAAAQVAVTGNQPARWLPAATWQRALTLAVGLGAAKVALVALRIADGGGGPLFDVAAPFALLHQDALLVGGFALVDLALSRARLERALWVVVWGLLAYAAFNVAVARVFSTPLTVSMLGAAGGALSDSIVAYVTAANLTAMAFVLCAAIFVARHRSLPSRRRVTLALSVVLALGLFGPAAAARVETLGLHRNAAVALAATGFARLAPPPRSGRVAELPPEGPALDLGHLAGAARGRNVVWVILESTAAEYLGAYGAKLDPTPNLTRLSENAVVFDAAYSAYPESIKGLWSMLCGEAPAAQSSAKDYVASRLPCASVAQSFRSAGYRTAFFHSGRFRYLGMQGIVDERGFDALFDAETIGGKHASSFGTDDASTVRRMLRFVDELPQGARFFGVYSPISGHHPYRSPGEGPRPFPAKTEKDHYLNDLFAGDAAFGELVEGLRARGLHQDTLYVIVGDHGEAFGQHEGNFAHTLHLYEENVRVPFIIAAPGLTLGRVRAPQVASLTDLRATTLALMGLRRGRSLLDPEPGVARFYTDHGPLTLGLRQGRYKAVHETEHDRTRLFDLTTDPGEQRDLAAEQPERVARYRKHLFEWSAARRHAVSTPP; from the coding sequence ATGAGAGATGCAGCAGCCCAAGTCGCAGTTACCGGTAACCAGCCAGCCCGCTGGTTACCAGCGGCCACCTGGCAGCGGGCGCTGACGCTCGCGGTGGGTCTCGGCGCGGCCAAGGTCGCGCTGGTCGCCCTGCGGATCGCCGACGGAGGCGGAGGGCCGCTGTTCGACGTGGCGGCGCCGTTCGCCCTGTTGCACCAGGACGCGCTCCTGGTGGGCGGCTTCGCGCTCGTCGATCTCGCGCTGTCCCGCGCGCGCCTCGAGCGTGCGCTCTGGGTCGTGGTCTGGGGCCTGCTCGCCTACGCGGCGTTCAACGTGGCGGTGGCGCGGGTCTTCTCCACGCCGCTCACGGTGTCCATGCTCGGCGCCGCTGGCGGCGCGCTCAGCGACTCGATCGTCGCCTACGTCACCGCGGCGAACCTCACGGCGATGGCCTTCGTGCTCTGCGCCGCGATCTTCGTTGCGCGGCACCGCTCCCTGCCCTCGCGCCGGCGCGTCACGCTCGCGCTCTCCGTCGTGCTCGCGCTCGGGCTCTTCGGGCCCGCGGCGGCGGCCCGCGTCGAGACGCTCGGGCTGCACCGCAACGCCGCCGTCGCGCTGGCCGCGACGGGCTTCGCGCGGCTGGCGCCGCCTCCGCGCAGCGGACGCGTCGCGGAGCTCCCGCCGGAGGGTCCGGCGCTGGATCTCGGGCACCTGGCTGGCGCTGCCCGTGGCCGCAACGTGGTCTGGGTCATCCTCGAGTCCACGGCCGCCGAGTACCTGGGCGCCTACGGAGCCAAGCTCGATCCGACGCCGAACCTGACGCGGCTGAGCGAGAACGCCGTGGTGTTCGACGCCGCCTACAGCGCCTACCCCGAGAGCATCAAGGGTCTCTGGTCGATGTTGTGCGGGGAGGCGCCGGCGGCCCAGAGCAGCGCGAAAGACTACGTCGCCTCGCGCCTCCCCTGCGCCTCCGTCGCCCAGTCTTTCCGCAGCGCCGGCTACCGCACCGCGTTCTTCCATTCGGGCCGCTTCCGCTACCTGGGCATGCAAGGGATCGTGGACGAGCGCGGCTTCGACGCGTTGTTCGACGCCGAGACCATCGGCGGCAAACACGCCTCGAGCTTCGGCACCGACGACGCCTCGACGGTGCGCCGGATGCTGCGCTTCGTGGACGAGCTGCCCCAGGGAGCGCGCTTCTTCGGCGTCTACTCGCCCATCTCCGGCCACCACCCCTACCGTTCTCCGGGCGAAGGGCCGCGTCCGTTCCCGGCCAAGACGGAGAAGGACCACTACCTGAACGATCTCTTCGCGGGCGACGCCGCCTTCGGCGAGCTGGTCGAGGGACTCCGAGCGCGCGGGCTCCACCAGGACACGCTCTACGTGATCGTCGGCGATCACGGCGAGGCCTTTGGCCAGCACGAGGGCAACTTCGCCCACACGCTCCACCTGTACGAAGAGAACGTGCGCGTTCCGTTCATCATCGCCGCGCCTGGCCTGACCCTCGGGCGGGTGCGCGCGCCGCAGGTCGCGAGCCTCACCGATCTCAGAGCGACGACGCTGGCGCTGATGGGCCTGCGCCGCGGCCGCTCGCTCCTCGATCCGGAGCCCGGCGTCGCGCGCTTCTACACCGATCACGGACCGCTCACCCTGGGCCTGCGCCAGGGTCGCTACAAAGCCGTGCACGAGACCGAGCACGACCGGACGCGCCTCTTCGATCTGACGACGGATCCCGGGGAGCAACGCGACCTCGCCGCCGAGCAGCCCGAGCGCGTCGCGCGCTACCGGAAGCACCTCTTCGAGTGGTCCGCGGCCCGGCGTCACGCGGTCAGCACGCCACCTTGA